One Dysgonomonadaceae bacterium PH5-43 DNA segment encodes these proteins:
- a CDS encoding oxygen-independent coproporphyrinogen-3 oxidase (product_source=KO:K02495; cath_funfam=3.80.30.20; cog=COG0635; ko=KO:K02495; pfam=PF04055; smart=SM00729; superfamily=102114; tigrfam=TIGR00539) — protein MAGIYIHIPFCRTRCAYCDFFSSTDMAGQDRYVSNIVSELIRRKDYLGTQPVNTVYFGGGTPSLLSPNNLETIFDCINNNFEVDWINAETSIEVNPDDISSEYLEGIKHLPVNRISMGVQSFDDVELKFLNRRHSARSAMEAVKLCRQSGYNNISIDLMYGLPNQTVEGWKKNVRRATELNIEHVSAYHLIYEEGTALYNMLSRGLVTETDEEVSNIMFEALIDMLGEAGFEQYEISNFGKSGFYSRHNSSYWSGSHYLGVGASAHSYNGVSRQWNRDANNYLDFAPELELIDEKTAYNDFVITRLRTMRGIDLEELGDTFGDERLLYLLKQAERHLRNQTLTKDSFLRLTRKGIFVSDGIMSDLML, from the coding sequence ATGGCAGGAATTTATATTCATATCCCGTTCTGTAGAACTCGTTGTGCGTATTGCGACTTCTTTTCGTCGACCGATATGGCAGGCCAAGACCGATACGTAAGCAACATCGTTTCGGAACTAATCCGCAGGAAAGATTACTTGGGAACGCAACCCGTAAACACCGTGTATTTTGGTGGCGGAACGCCTTCGCTTTTGTCGCCCAACAATTTGGAGACGATTTTCGATTGCATAAACAACAATTTTGAGGTTGATTGGATTAACGCCGAAACGTCGATAGAGGTCAATCCCGACGATATATCTTCGGAATACCTCGAGGGGATTAAACATTTGCCCGTGAACCGTATTAGTATGGGAGTGCAAAGTTTCGACGACGTGGAGCTGAAGTTTCTTAACAGACGGCATTCGGCCCGGTCGGCAATGGAGGCGGTAAAACTTTGTCGGCAATCGGGATATAATAATATAAGCATCGACCTTATGTATGGGCTGCCTAATCAGACGGTTGAGGGGTGGAAAAAGAATGTTCGTCGGGCAACGGAGTTAAACATTGAGCACGTATCGGCGTATCACCTTATATATGAAGAAGGGACGGCACTGTATAATATGCTTTCTCGTGGGTTGGTGACGGAAACGGACGAGGAGGTGAGCAATATTATGTTTGAGGCGTTGATTGATATGCTTGGCGAGGCGGGGTTTGAGCAGTATGAGATTTCTAATTTTGGGAAGTCGGGATTTTACTCTCGTCATAACTCGTCGTATTGGTCGGGCAGTCATTATTTAGGCGTTGGCGCATCGGCTCATTCTTACAACGGTGTTAGTCGGCAGTGGAATAGAGATGCGAATAATTATCTCGACTTTGCGCCCGAACTTGAGCTTATCGACGAGAAAACGGCATACAACGATTTTGTAATTACTCGCCTTCGCACGATGCGAGGCATCGACTTGGAGGAACTCGGGGATACGTTTGGCGATGAGCGTTTGCTTTATCTGCTGAAACAGGCCGAAAGGCATTTGCGCAATCAGACTTTAACGAAGGATAGTTTTCTGAGGTTAACAAGAAAGGGCATCTTCGTGTCGGACGGAATTATGAGCGACCTGATGTTGTAG
- a CDS encoding adenylate cyclase (product_source=KO:K01768; cath_funfam=3.30.70.330; cog=COG2954; ko=KO:K01768; pfam=PF01928; smart=SM01118; superfamily=55154), whose translation MGNSNIEIERKFLVEGDFMPFVEKTERIVQAYLTTQPERTVRVRIKGEKAFLTIKGETNANGFSRLEFEYPIPIADAEAMIKIAQPVVIQKERNYISVGKHTYEVDVFHGVHEGLVIAELELESEDEDFERPEWLGTEVTGDERYYNAYISTHIL comes from the coding sequence ATGGGAAATTCTAATATCGAAATCGAACGTAAATTTCTTGTCGAAGGAGACTTTATGCCCTTCGTCGAGAAAACAGAACGCATAGTGCAGGCATATCTAACCACGCAGCCCGAACGAACAGTTAGAGTAAGAATAAAAGGCGAAAAAGCCTTCCTAACAATAAAAGGCGAAACGAATGCGAACGGCTTCTCGCGTCTCGAATTTGAATATCCCATACCAATTGCCGATGCCGAAGCGATGATAAAAATAGCTCAGCCAGTGGTGATACAAAAAGAACGCAACTACATATCGGTAGGCAAGCATACCTACGAAGTAGACGTCTTTCACGGAGTTCACGAAGGCTTAGTGATAGCCGAACTCGAGTTAGAGTCGGAAGACGAAGACTTCGAACGCCCCGAATGGTTAGGCACAGAAGTAACCGGAGACGAGCGGTATTACAACGCCTATATATCAACACATATACTTTAA
- a CDS encoding hypothetical protein (product_source=Hypo-rule applied; cath_funfam=2.40.37.10,2.60.40.1600; pfam=PF01713,PF09640; superfamily=158949) has product MKIGDKVRFLNSVGGGIVCRFQGKDLVIIEEEDGFETPVLIRECVVVDDASNKVSKPAYQETKAENIKPVVNNETAQPVKITEVSGGDKLNVALAFLPVDIKNLGKTDFETFFINDSNYFLFFNYMSRQNNSWISRHTELIEPNTQIFIEEFSKSQLSELEKLCIQLVAFKKDKPYSLKNSYSVELRIDALKFFKLHSFRENDFFEDEALIYPIVTNDVPAKELLISAAELKEAMTQKLAVDKPRKIIPQAKKDKKPAIIEIDLHINQLLDTTAGLSNTDMLQYQLSKFRETIEENKNKKGQKIVFIHGKGEGVLRTAILNELKTKYKNYPTQDASFKEYGFGATMVTIK; this is encoded by the coding sequence ATGAAAATAGGAGATAAGGTTAGATTTTTAAACTCGGTAGGCGGAGGCATTGTATGTCGGTTTCAAGGTAAAGATTTAGTTATAATAGAGGAAGAAGATGGATTTGAAACGCCAGTCCTCATACGCGAATGTGTAGTTGTAGACGATGCATCGAATAAAGTATCTAAGCCAGCATATCAAGAGACGAAAGCAGAAAATATTAAGCCTGTAGTAAATAACGAAACGGCACAACCAGTAAAAATAACAGAGGTTTCGGGGGGCGACAAACTTAACGTAGCATTGGCATTCTTGCCCGTAGATATAAAAAACTTAGGGAAGACCGACTTCGAAACATTCTTCATCAACGACAGCAATTATTTCCTCTTCTTTAACTATATGAGTCGCCAAAACAATTCTTGGATAAGCCGTCACACCGAACTCATCGAGCCTAACACACAAATATTTATAGAAGAGTTTTCGAAATCGCAGCTAAGCGAATTAGAAAAACTATGCATACAATTAGTAGCTTTCAAGAAGGATAAACCATACAGCCTCAAGAACTCTTACAGCGTAGAACTGCGTATCGATGCTTTGAAGTTCTTTAAACTACACAGCTTCAGAGAGAACGATTTCTTCGAAGACGAGGCACTGATATACCCCATCGTTACCAACGATGTTCCCGCCAAAGAATTGCTAATCTCGGCAGCCGAACTAAAAGAAGCAATGACGCAAAAGCTTGCAGTAGATAAGCCTCGCAAGATAATTCCTCAAGCTAAAAAAGATAAAAAGCCAGCCATAATAGAAATTGACTTACACATAAACCAACTTTTAGACACTACCGCCGGACTTTCTAACACCGATATGCTGCAATATCAACTAAGCAAGTTTAGAGAAACAATTGAAGAAAATAAAAATAAAAAAGGACAAAAAATAGTCTTCATACACGGCAAAGGAGAAGGAGTGCTAAGAACAGCAATCTTAAACGAGCTGAAAACAAAATATAAAAACTATCCAACGCAAGACGCATCCTTTAAGGAATACGGATTTGGAGCAACAATGGTTACCATAAAGTAA
- a CDS encoding hypothetical protein (product_source=Hypo-rule applied; cleavage_site_network=SignalP-noTM; pfam=PF13505; superfamily=56925), which translates to MKVLFRLVLLVSISLVSFNLSAQDYIVTFNNDTIKCKIIEDNESFIRFKTNDADNSTVQSLNKKNIISYFNGSLKEGTYGKEATARKEVYELPDAPQKQTAFYFTAGGGYVRRLGSDWDGMTNTDKKILDGIRNGYGLEVDAYCFPAFYVNNSLNWGISANFKYMHSSGEAEGIDKTYKDVQNLYYIGPALSLRYDTKHFLFTLTAGLGVTLYDTDYKGILRDYKMSATIFSTNFALGVDYKISRNLSCGVKVSMAGGNEDTFQVNGMTEEKESARTVSGIMVSGVIGFRTF; encoded by the coding sequence ATGAAGGTTTTGTTTCGCTTAGTATTGCTTGTTTCTATCTCGTTGGTATCTTTTAATTTATCGGCACAAGATTATATTGTAACGTTTAACAACGACACTATCAAGTGTAAAATTATTGAGGATAACGAGAGTTTTATCCGTTTCAAAACTAACGACGCAGATAATTCGACGGTACAAAGTTTGAATAAGAAGAACATAATTTCTTACTTCAACGGCAGCCTTAAAGAAGGAACATACGGCAAAGAAGCTACAGCAAGGAAGGAAGTGTACGAACTGCCTGATGCTCCCCAAAAACAAACTGCCTTTTACTTTACTGCAGGCGGTGGCTACGTAAGACGCTTAGGTTCCGACTGGGACGGTATGACTAATACAGATAAAAAAATCCTTGACGGAATTAGAAACGGCTATGGCTTAGAGGTTGATGCGTATTGTTTCCCTGCTTTTTACGTTAACAATAGTTTGAATTGGGGTATATCTGCAAACTTTAAGTATATGCACTCGTCGGGCGAGGCAGAAGGAATAGACAAAACTTACAAAGATGTACAAAATTTATATTATATAGGTCCTGCATTATCTCTTAGATACGACACTAAACATTTTCTATTTACACTAACTGCCGGCTTAGGGGTTACCCTTTACGACACCGACTACAAAGGAATACTTAGAGACTACAAAATGTCTGCTACGATATTTAGCACTAACTTTGCTTTAGGCGTTGACTATAAAATCTCGCGCAACTTATCTTGCGGAGTTAAAGTATCTATGGCAGGCGGTAATGAAGACACATTCCAAGTTAACGGTATGACCGAAGAAAAAGAAAGTGCAAGAACTGTTTCGGGAATAATGGTTTCGGGAGTAATCGGGTTCAGAACTTTTTAA
- a CDS encoding dienelactone hydrolase (product_source=COG0412; cath_funfam=3.40.50.1820; cleavage_site_network=SignalP-noTM; cog=COG0412; ko=KO:K06889; pfam=PF12146; superfamily=53474; transmembrane_helix_parts=Inside_1_6,TMhelix_7_29,Outside_30_449): MKKVKLLILLLTICTVAQAQSISGNWFGLAKIGASNLRLVFELQQKEDSYTGKLFSIDQAGVSADIENLSFSNNNINLEVPSWGFVYKGVLNPEDETIEGSFTQMGQTFELNLSRKPFEWKRPQEPKAPFPYISEDVTFKNNNAGITLAGTFTRPIKDGVYPTVIMVSGSGPQDRNEELFEHKPFLLIADYLTRNGIAVLRYDDRGIAQSEGNYASATVQDFTEDARAALDYIKTRNDVNSNNIGIIGHSLGGGIAFVLAAEENPSFIISLAGVAVSGRELMSTQQKDMLRAGGAPDDFINPYVETLDKLSELAVTIADDEEFKPKALELFKGSSMEAQAENIIQRCRTPEIMTTITFEPYKSFKDIHCAVLALNGEKDLQVNVKDNFALIEMIRDNGNNKITTKSYPRLNHLFQTCETGAIAEYQQIEETISPEVLKDMVDWIKEITK; this comes from the coding sequence ATGAAAAAAGTTAAACTACTAATACTATTACTTACTATTTGTACTGTAGCGCAAGCTCAAAGTATTTCTGGAAATTGGTTTGGCTTGGCTAAAATAGGAGCGAGCAACCTGAGATTAGTATTTGAACTTCAACAAAAAGAAGATTCTTATACAGGCAAGTTATTCAGTATCGACCAAGCAGGGGTAAGTGCCGATATAGAAAATTTATCTTTCTCAAACAACAATATAAATTTAGAAGTACCATCTTGGGGATTTGTTTATAAAGGAGTATTAAATCCAGAGGACGAAACAATCGAAGGCTCATTCACTCAAATGGGACAAACCTTTGAGCTTAATCTTTCTCGTAAACCTTTTGAATGGAAGAGACCTCAAGAACCTAAAGCTCCCTTCCCTTATATCAGCGAAGATGTTACTTTCAAAAATAATAATGCTGGAATAACTCTTGCTGGTACATTTACTCGTCCCATTAAAGACGGTGTTTATCCTACGGTGATAATGGTTTCGGGTAGCGGTCCTCAAGACAGAAATGAAGAGCTATTCGAACATAAACCTTTTTTGCTTATTGCAGATTATCTAACTCGTAACGGTATTGCAGTGCTGAGGTACGATGATAGAGGCATAGCACAGTCGGAAGGGAATTATGCTTCAGCAACTGTGCAAGACTTTACCGAAGATGCTCGTGCTGCGCTCGACTATATTAAAACAAGAAACGACGTAAACAGTAATAATATAGGTATTATTGGTCATAGCTTAGGAGGTGGAATTGCCTTTGTTTTGGCTGCCGAAGAAAATCCTTCTTTTATAATAAGTTTGGCAGGAGTTGCTGTTAGCGGTCGAGAATTAATGAGTACTCAACAAAAAGATATGCTGCGAGCTGGAGGAGCACCAGACGATTTTATTAATCCTTATGTAGAAACTTTAGATAAGTTGTCGGAATTGGCAGTTACTATAGCCGACGATGAAGAGTTCAAGCCTAAAGCTCTCGAATTATTCAAAGGTTCTTCTATGGAAGCGCAAGCAGAAAACATAATACAACGTTGTCGCACTCCCGAGATTATGACTACCATTACTTTCGAGCCTTACAAGTCTTTCAAAGATATACATTGTGCTGTGCTTGCTCTTAATGGAGAAAAAGATCTTCAGGTAAACGTTAAAGATAATTTTGCTTTAATAGAAATGATTAGGGATAATGGCAATAATAAAATAACAACTAAAAGCTACCCTCGATTAAACCACTTGTTTCAGACTTGCGAGACAGGAGCTATAGCCGAGTATCAGCAAATAGAAGAAACTATCAGCCCAGAGGTGCTTAAAGATATGGTAGATTGGATAAAAGAAATTACCAAATAA
- a CDS encoding hypothetical protein (product_source=Hypo-rule applied; superfamily=49401): MKRIFLFVTLLVATTTFFTSCEEDDYEFKYKNYYGEIVYPENDDYSGETFTVNSIYFKDNGNFIIRMTIPASELRETKYISSITGKYDYVRDGNKKVNITLGNVANVDFLSINGASKLKTSEENPLASRFPTQYVINSNGKVYSLDNATGIKITARGN, encoded by the coding sequence ATGAAACGAATATTCTTATTTGTAACTCTTTTGGTAGCTACAACTACTTTCTTTACTTCTTGCGAAGAAGATGACTACGAATTTAAGTATAAAAACTATTACGGCGAAATTGTTTATCCCGAAAATGATGACTATTCAGGTGAAACATTTACAGTTAACAGTATCTACTTTAAGGATAATGGCAATTTTATTATCAGAATGACTATCCCTGCGAGCGAATTGAGAGAAACAAAATATATTAGTTCTATCACTGGGAAATATGATTATGTTCGTGATGGTAATAAAAAGGTAAATATAACATTAGGAAACGTTGCTAATGTTGACTTCTTAAGCATTAATGGAGCATCTAAGCTAAAAACATCGGAAGAAAACCCTTTGGCATCTCGTTTTCCTACTCAGTATGTGATTAACAGCAACGGCAAAGTATATAGTTTAGATAATGCAACAGGAATAAAAATAACAGCAAGAGGAAACTAA
- a CDS encoding GDP-L-fucose synthase (product_source=KO:K02377; cath_funfam=3.40.50.720; cog=COG0451; ko=KO:K02377; pfam=PF01370; superfamily=51735) — protein MEKNSKIYVAGHLGLVGSALLKNLKGKGYTNFITRSFNELDLLDQPAVFKFFEEEKPDYVFLAAAKVGGIVANNTYRGQFIYENLQIQNNVIHAAYKSGVKKLLFLGSTCIYPKEAPQPMPEDCLLTSPLEYTNEPYAIAKIAGIKMCESYNIQYGTNYLAVMPTNLYGPNDNFDLEKSHVLPAILRKVYLANALMKQDWDAITADLNKLPIEGVSGSDTREAILTKLLKYGVTEGSVEIWGTGKPLREFLWSEEMADACVYVMENVNFSDLKNESGEIKNTHINIGTGKEVSIAEVAQIVANVIGYEGKFVFNSDKPDGTMRKLTDPTKIHQLGWHHKIDIKEGVERLYRWYNLEEH, from the coding sequence ATGGAAAAGAATTCAAAGATTTATGTAGCAGGGCATTTGGGTTTGGTAGGCTCTGCTTTGCTGAAAAATCTAAAAGGAAAAGGATATACAAACTTCATAACACGCTCATTTAATGAGTTAGATTTGTTAGATCAACCTGCTGTTTTCAAATTTTTTGAAGAAGAAAAGCCTGATTATGTCTTCTTAGCTGCCGCTAAGGTAGGAGGAATTGTAGCTAACAATACTTACCGAGGACAATTTATATATGAGAATTTACAGATACAGAATAATGTTATTCACGCCGCATACAAAAGCGGAGTGAAAAAGTTACTGTTTTTAGGTTCAACTTGTATTTACCCAAAGGAAGCTCCTCAGCCTATGCCTGAAGATTGCTTACTTACATCTCCGTTAGAATACACTAACGAACCTTATGCTATTGCTAAAATTGCAGGGATTAAGATGTGCGAAAGCTATAACATACAGTACGGCACTAACTATTTAGCTGTTATGCCCACAAATCTGTATGGTCCAAACGATAACTTCGACCTTGAGAAATCTCACGTATTACCAGCTATACTTCGCAAAGTGTATTTAGCAAATGCCCTAATGAAACAAGATTGGGACGCCATAACTGCCGATTTAAACAAACTACCAATAGAAGGAGTCTCAGGTAGCGATACTCGCGAAGCAATTCTTACAAAGTTATTGAAATATGGCGTAACAGAAGGAAGTGTTGAGATTTGGGGAACAGGAAAACCTTTACGTGAATTTCTTTGGAGCGAAGAGATGGCTGATGCTTGTGTTTATGTTATGGAGAACGTAAACTTCAGCGATTTGAAAAACGAATCGGGTGAAATTAAGAATACTCATATTAATATAGGTACGGGCAAAGAAGTATCTATTGCTGAGGTCGCACAAATTGTTGCCAATGTTATAGGCTACGAAGGTAAGTTCGTGTTCAACTCCGACAAACCCGACGGGACTATGAGAAAACTTACAGACCCAACCAAAATACATCAGTTAGGTTGGCATCATAAGATTGACATTAAAGAAGGAGTCGAAAGATTATATCGTTGGTACAATCTCGAAGAACATTAA
- a CDS encoding GDPmannose 4,6-dehydratase (product_source=KO:K01711; cath_funfam=3.40.50.720; cog=COG1089; ko=KO:K01711; pfam=PF16363; superfamily=51735; tigrfam=TIGR01472) → MKTALITGITGQDGAYLSEYLIKKGYVVHGIKRRASLFNTDRIDHLYQDPQEEQRNMILHYGDMTDSMNLTRIIGEVQPDEIYNLAAQSHVKVSFDTPEYTANVDGLGTLRILEAVRLLQLTSKTRIYQASTSELYGLVQEVPQKETTPFYPRSPYAVAKMYAYWITVNYREAYNMFACNGILFNHESPLRGETFVTRKVTRALSRIALGIQKDVYMGNLSSKRDWGHAKDYVKAMYLILQQETPDDYVIATGVTTTIRDFIIKAFKEIGIVVDFKGEGVNEIGEITAIDESVFVSKVGKEYLEAISKRIGEAVVKVDPKYFRPTEVELLIGDATKARTKLSWEPKYTLDTLIEDMMNNDVKEMKKEAYLKDGGYRIMNYFE, encoded by the coding sequence ATGAAAACTGCGTTAATAACAGGAATTACAGGACAAGACGGAGCTTACTTGTCGGAATATTTAATAAAAAAAGGATATGTGGTACACGGAATTAAAAGACGTGCATCTTTGTTTAACACCGACCGCATCGACCACTTATATCAAGACCCACAAGAAGAACAAAGAAATATGATTCTTCATTATGGAGATATGACCGACTCAATGAATCTTACTCGTATTATAGGAGAGGTTCAACCAGATGAAATCTACAACTTAGCAGCTCAAAGTCACGTAAAGGTAAGTTTCGACACTCCAGAATATACAGCAAACGTAGACGGCTTAGGAACTTTGCGTATACTTGAAGCTGTAAGACTACTTCAATTAACTTCTAAAACTCGTATATATCAAGCTTCAACTTCCGAACTTTATGGATTAGTGCAAGAAGTACCTCAAAAAGAAACAACTCCTTTCTATCCTCGTAGTCCGTATGCTGTAGCAAAGATGTATGCTTATTGGATTACTGTTAATTATCGCGAAGCTTATAATATGTTTGCTTGTAATGGTATATTGTTTAATCACGAATCTCCATTAAGAGGCGAAACTTTTGTAACTCGTAAAGTAACAAGAGCATTATCGCGCATAGCACTTGGCATTCAGAAAGATGTTTATATGGGTAACCTATCAAGTAAACGCGATTGGGGACACGCTAAAGATTATGTTAAAGCGATGTACCTTATTCTTCAACAAGAAACTCCAGATGACTATGTTATTGCAACTGGAGTAACAACAACAATTAGAGATTTTATTATCAAAGCTTTCAAAGAGATTGGTATTGTTGTTGACTTTAAAGGCGAAGGGGTAAACGAAATAGGAGAGATTACTGCCATAGATGAATCTGTATTCGTAAGCAAAGTTGGCAAAGAGTACTTAGAAGCTATTTCTAAACGAATAGGAGAAGCAGTTGTGAAAGTAGACCCTAAATATTTCCGTCCTACCGAAGTTGAATTACTTATAGGAGATGCTACTAAAGCGAGAACTAAATTAAGCTGGGAACCTAAATATACGTTAGATACTCTTATTGAAGATATGATGAATAACGATGTTAAGGAGATGAAGAAAGAAGCTTATCTAAAAGATGGTGGTTACAGAATAATGAATTATTTCGAATAA
- a CDS encoding iron complex outermembrane receptor protein (product_source=KO:K02014; cath_funfam=2.170.130.10,2.40.170.20; cleavage_site_network=SignalP-noTM; cog=COG1629; ko=KO:K02014; pfam=PF00593,PF07715; superfamily=56935): MKKIFLIVSVLLLAINSSNGSVVINNTQDTIMSHALNEVIISSSTKETNDIKTMPGSVSILTPNLIEGRKIVNVKDLSTVVPNFFIPDYGSKLSVPIYIRGIGERTTGQSAGMYVDNAPYLNKSLYDFDFMNISQIEVLRGPQGTLYGRNAMSGIINIKTYSPLHSQFKKVSLTAGNYGLFRAKASISELLTEDLGLLVSGYYDGNDGYFKNQYTNSRADKLRSAGANLRLDWKINNNWLAELKANYDYAEQGAFPYGVYNNGNISKPNYDYSGEYYRNVAGSSFNLQYENDNVLFNSNTGFQYFDDNMNMDIDNSIRDMFRLNQLQDEQSWTQEFTIKSNNDNNYKWSFGVFGFHNNLNTNVNTTMGSAMVNTIQSGFTNMYENSAGINPNRRPPLLTILDSEIPIPSQFKTPSYGGAIFHQSTYNNLLVEGLSITAGIRLDYEKTELEYDTKTAMNMNVKKDLQIGNMPPMVVESDSTLSVALQGKNKMSFTEVLPKIALKYEFDEKHYVYATLSNGYKTGGHNIQSFADIARDALEAKSNRGTEPTHDEIIDMISFKPEYSWNYEIGFKGEVIKDILFAEVAGYYIDVKDIQITDFVESGQGRILKNAGKAKSLGIDLSLSVFATKELSFTANYGFTKATFKDYYATEKNENGENIKIDYSGNYIPFAPQNTLSLSAVYNKIYKNKFIDRLNAQIQYNGVGKIYWTEANDVNQNFYGLVNLRAGINKGIVGINLWANNLFNTDYTAFYFESLGQKLAQKGKPLTFGIDINLSF; the protein is encoded by the coding sequence ATGAAAAAAATATTTTTAATAGTATCTGTGTTGCTTCTTGCAATAAACTCATCGAATGGAAGTGTTGTTATAAACAATACTCAAGACACAATAATGTCTCACGCTCTTAACGAAGTTATTATTTCTTCGTCTACAAAAGAGACTAATGATATTAAAACTATGCCTGGCTCGGTGTCTATTCTAACTCCTAACTTAATAGAAGGACGAAAGATTGTAAATGTAAAAGATTTAAGCACCGTTGTTCCTAACTTCTTTATCCCTGATTATGGTTCTAAACTTTCTGTTCCTATATATATTAGAGGTATAGGCGAGAGAACAACTGGGCAGTCGGCAGGTATGTATGTCGATAATGCTCCTTACCTTAACAAGTCTTTGTATGATTTCGACTTTATGAATATCTCTCAGATTGAAGTATTGAGAGGACCTCAAGGAACTTTATACGGACGAAATGCTATGAGCGGTATAATCAATATAAAAACATACTCTCCGCTTCATTCTCAATTTAAGAAGGTTTCTCTTACGGCTGGCAACTACGGATTGTTTAGAGCTAAAGCATCTATAAGCGAATTACTGACCGAAGATTTAGGTTTACTTGTAAGTGGCTATTACGATGGCAACGATGGTTATTTCAAAAATCAATATACAAATAGCAGAGCCGACAAACTAAGATCGGCAGGCGCAAACTTACGTTTAGATTGGAAAATTAATAATAATTGGCTTGCAGAACTAAAAGCTAATTATGATTATGCCGAACAAGGAGCTTTCCCTTATGGAGTTTACAACAATGGTAACATATCAAAGCCAAACTACGATTACTCTGGCGAATACTATAGGAATGTTGCTGGTAGTAGTTTTAATTTACAATACGAGAATGACAATGTACTTTTTAACTCAAACACAGGCTTTCAATACTTCGACGATAATATGAATATGGACATAGACAATAGTATTCGCGATATGTTCAGACTAAATCAATTACAAGACGAACAATCGTGGACACAGGAGTTTACCATAAAGTCTAACAACGATAACAATTACAAATGGTCGTTCGGTGTTTTTGGTTTTCACAACAACTTAAACACCAATGTAAATACAACTATGGGGAGTGCTATGGTAAATACTATTCAATCTGGATTTACTAATATGTACGAAAACAGTGCAGGCATTAACCCAAACAGAAGACCTCCCCTACTAACAATTCTTGATTCGGAGATTCCTATTCCAAGTCAATTCAAGACTCCATCTTACGGAGGAGCTATTTTCCATCAATCTACTTACAATAATCTTTTAGTTGAAGGACTATCTATTACTGCTGGCATTCGTTTAGATTACGAAAAGACAGAACTTGAGTATGACACTAAAACTGCAATGAATATGAATGTAAAGAAAGACCTTCAGATAGGTAATATGCCTCCTATGGTTGTAGAGTCTGACAGCACATTATCTGTAGCACTACAAGGAAAAAACAAGATGTCTTTCACCGAAGTTCTACCTAAAATAGCATTAAAATATGAGTTTGATGAAAAACATTATGTTTATGCTACTCTATCTAATGGATACAAAACAGGTGGACACAATATTCAATCTTTTGCCGATATAGCTCGCGATGCTTTAGAAGCTAAGTCTAACAGAGGAACAGAACCTACTCACGATGAAATTATTGATATGATTTCCTTCAAACCTGAGTATTCGTGGAACTACGAAATAGGATTTAAGGGAGAGGTAATCAAAGATATTCTTTTTGCAGAAGTTGCCGGATATTATATAGATGTAAAAGATATTCAGATAACTGATTTTGTAGAAAGCGGACAAGGTAGAATACTTAAGAACGCAGGAAAAGCAAAGAGTTTAGGTATAGATTTATCTTTATCGGTATTTGCAACCAAAGAATTAAGTTTTACAGCAAATTACGGATTCACTAAAGCAACATTTAAGGATTATTACGCAACAGAGAAAAACGAAAATGGAGAGAATATAAAGATAGATTATTCAGGGAATTACATTCCTTTTGCTCCCCAAAACACCCTCTCGCTAAGTGCTGTGTATAATAAAATCTATAAGAATAAGTTTATCGACCGTTTGAATGCTCAAATACAATACAACGGTGTAGGCAAGATATACTGGACAGAAGCAAACGATGTTAATCAAAACTTCTATGGATTAGTAAACCTAAGAGCGGGCATAAACAAAGGCATAGTAGGAATAAACCTTTGGGCAAATAATCTTTTCAATACAGATTATACCGCTTTCTACTTCGAGAGCTTAGGTCAGAAGTTAGCACAAAAAGGGAAACCGCTTACTTTCGGTATTGATATTAACTTATCGTTTTAA